One Natronomonas moolapensis 8.8.11 genomic region harbors:
- a CDS encoding NADH-quinone oxidoreductase subunit B, translated as MSSDSDQLHDTVSTQDARMGDGVDSRFNSKLREAFGSTPFILTKFDQFMNWVRGNSMFMLQFGIACCSIEMIHSYAIKHDLDRFGAGVPRASPRQADVIIVPGTIVSKFAPRMKRVYDQMPEPKFVVGMGSCTISGGPFQEGYNVIKGAEEVIPVDIHVPGCPPRPEALIYGIAKLQERIRNGETSPVTVKPYELEEFGDLERDELVQHLADEIDEEDLVMRYNWADSP; from the coding sequence ATGAGCAGCGACAGCGACCAACTCCACGACACAGTCTCGACGCAGGACGCCCGGATGGGCGACGGCGTCGACAGCCGATTCAACTCGAAGCTCCGGGAGGCGTTCGGCTCGACGCCGTTCATTCTCACCAAGTTCGACCAGTTCATGAACTGGGTGCGGGGCAACTCGATGTTCATGCTGCAGTTCGGGATCGCCTGCTGCAGCATCGAGATGATCCACAGCTACGCGATCAAACACGACCTCGATCGCTTCGGGGCGGGCGTCCCGCGCGCCTCGCCGCGGCAGGCTGACGTGATCATCGTCCCCGGGACCATCGTCTCGAAGTTCGCCCCCCGGATGAAACGCGTCTACGACCAGATGCCCGAACCGAAGTTCGTCGTCGGGATGGGTTCGTGTACCATCTCCGGCGGCCCCTTCCAGGAGGGGTACAACGTCATCAAGGGCGCCGAGGAGGTCATTCCGGTCGACATCCACGTCCCGGGCTGTCCACCCCGCCCCGAGGCGCTCATCTACGGCATCGCGAAACTGCAAGAGCGCATCCGAAACGGCGAGACCTCGCCGGTGACGGTCAAACCCTACGAGCTAGAGGAGTTCGGCGATCTGGAACGCGACGAGTTGGTCCAGCATCTGGCCGACGAGATCGACGAGGAGGACCTCGTCATGCGGTACAACTGGGCTGATTCGCCATGA
- a CDS encoding sensor histidine kinase has translation MSVQTPVVSLLILATLVVSAGYVAFGARTLRARAGRGVKTLGWFAILWGIGNGLTNAMDLYLSASLGIVTQAQFSTAVLPRWFEVSLAAGTFLSILSSTVAPFVWTAFVLNYTTQLRPRHRRLYAGSVAVVTLFVVFFTAPSLLEVLGIRAPLANSFLFLTGLVVIGSQIGVAGAGVAQLYKSSQRYAPSEPAEVLAVAAPLLLLFNNAANNFGLYGEFLGLYAVYFSLHGFGIVGFVAAIQRYDIFEQLPAATEIGRDTAIESIELGIVVLDEHDRIADINESARAMFGRRDGTVVGTDYRNLHPSLANTDLTAERARTIKIPETGRVLEADTTTMADRYDRPLGAAVAFYDITEQKRRQERIQVLNRVLRHNLRNELTGARGYAQLLVTEPENAAELAEQITEHHDRLTSMGDKAQRIERMLELDRDATGSTPVSEVVGDAISAVNTGTDRTIDPEQVTASIPGVSLTRVNPAILQMVLVELLENAIQHAADPEIEIQFREPDHALVVTDTGPGIPDIEIEVLRTETETPTKHGQGLGLWLIKWGIDRLGGSVDIDADSSGTRIEVTLPAAHFVRTPEASTSESGTESEPEFGTESESGSGTESEPESG, from the coding sequence ATGTCTGTCCAGACGCCCGTAGTCTCGCTTCTCATCCTCGCAACGCTCGTCGTCTCGGCCGGCTACGTCGCGTTCGGTGCCCGTACGCTCCGGGCACGTGCCGGGCGCGGCGTCAAAACGCTCGGCTGGTTCGCGATACTGTGGGGCATCGGCAACGGACTCACGAACGCGATGGATCTGTACCTGAGCGCGTCGCTCGGGATCGTGACACAGGCGCAGTTTTCGACCGCTGTGTTGCCACGTTGGTTCGAGGTGTCCCTCGCCGCCGGGACGTTTTTGAGCATCCTTTCGAGCACGGTCGCGCCGTTCGTCTGGACCGCGTTCGTGCTCAACTACACGACCCAGCTCCGCCCGCGACACCGCCGGCTGTACGCCGGTTCCGTCGCGGTAGTGACGCTGTTCGTGGTCTTTTTCACCGCGCCGAGCCTCCTCGAAGTCCTCGGAATACGGGCTCCCCTCGCCAATAGCTTCCTGTTTCTCACCGGCCTCGTCGTTATCGGGAGCCAGATCGGCGTCGCCGGCGCCGGGGTCGCGCAACTGTATAAATCCTCACAGCGGTACGCCCCGTCCGAACCCGCGGAGGTGCTCGCCGTCGCCGCCCCGCTGTTGTTGTTGTTCAACAACGCTGCGAACAACTTCGGTCTCTACGGGGAGTTTCTCGGGCTCTACGCCGTGTACTTCTCGCTGCACGGGTTCGGGATCGTCGGCTTCGTAGCGGCAATCCAGCGGTACGATATCTTCGAGCAACTGCCGGCGGCGACCGAGATCGGCCGCGACACCGCGATTGAGTCCATCGAGTTGGGTATCGTGGTGCTCGACGAGCACGACCGGATCGCGGATATAAACGAGTCCGCGAGGGCCATGTTCGGCAGGCGCGACGGGACGGTGGTCGGAACCGACTATCGGAACCTCCACCCGTCGCTTGCGAATACCGATCTGACGGCCGAACGGGCGCGTACGATCAAGATCCCCGAGACCGGTCGCGTGCTCGAAGCCGATACCACCACAATGGCCGACAGATACGACCGCCCACTCGGCGCCGCGGTCGCGTTCTACGACATCACCGAGCAGAAACGCCGCCAGGAGCGGATCCAGGTGTTGAACCGCGTGTTGCGACACAACCTGCGCAACGAGCTCACCGGCGCGCGGGGGTACGCCCAGTTGCTCGTTACCGAACCCGAGAACGCCGCGGAGCTCGCAGAGCAGATCACAGAACATCACGACCGGCTCACGTCGATGGGCGATAAAGCCCAGCGGATCGAACGGATGCTCGAACTCGACCGCGACGCGACCGGATCGACGCCCGTCTCCGAGGTCGTCGGAGATGCCATCTCGGCCGTAAACACGGGGACCGACCGGACGATCGACCCGGAGCAGGTGACGGCGTCGATCCCGGGCGTCTCTTTGACCCGTGTTAATCCCGCGATCCTCCAGATGGTGCTCGTGGAACTGCTCGAAAACGCGATCCAGCACGCCGCGGATCCCGAAATCGAGATCCAGTTTCGAGAGCCTGATCACGCGCTCGTCGTCACCGATACCGGTCCCGGGATACCGGATATCGAGATCGAGGTTCTCCGGACGGAGACGGAGACGCCGACGAAACACGGCCAGGGGCTCGGCCTGTGGCTCATCAAATGGGGGATCGACCGCCTCGGTGGCTCGGTCGACATCGACGCCGACAGTTCCGGAACCCGTATCGAAGTCACGCTCCCGGCGGCGCACTTCGTCCGAACGCCCGAAGCGTCAACGTCGGAGTCAGGGACGGAGTCTGAGCCGGAGTTCGGGACGGAGTCTGAGTCGGGGTCAGGGACGGAGTCTGAGCCGGAGTCAGGGTGA
- a CDS encoding NuoI/complex I 23 kDa subunit family protein yields MIGMLKSMATTMKHALDGEKFTVQYPEETPEVSPRFRGVHKFSQERCIWCRQCEKVCPNDTIQIVTDDMRNGEQYNLHIGQCIYCRLCEEVCPVDAILLTQNFEFTGDTKDDLAYNKEQLKNVPWYKDIDPLASREPDREGWVGEGDGEVDYQ; encoded by the coding sequence ATGATCGGAATGCTCAAATCGATGGCAACGACGATGAAACACGCCCTGGACGGCGAGAAGTTCACCGTCCAATACCCCGAGGAGACCCCGGAGGTCTCCCCGCGCTTTCGGGGCGTCCACAAGTTCTCACAGGAGCGCTGTATCTGGTGTCGTCAGTGCGAGAAGGTCTGTCCGAACGACACGATCCAGATCGTCACCGACGACATGCGCAACGGCGAGCAGTACAACCTCCACATCGGGCAGTGCATCTACTGCCGACTGTGCGAGGAGGTCTGTCCCGTCGACGCGATCCTCCTGACCCAGAACTTCGAGTTCACCGGGGACACGAAGGACGACCTGGCGTACAACAAAGAACAGCTAAAGAACGTCCCGTGGTACAAGGACATCGACCCGCTGGCCTCCCGGGAGCCGGACCGCGAGGGGTGGGTCGGCGAAGGCGACGGCGAAGTCGACTACCAGTAG
- a CDS encoding complex I subunit 1/NuoH family protein: protein MAPALAALQGAPLPDRIVELLPFGSGPLGTAIAAVVGAAIVGSLMMTMTAVAGPWAKRKVTAAFTDRYAVNRLGPFGLVIIVADAVRLLSKELIVPEGADRPAWDLAPVVLAFSALLGFAVIPMGSGIHLADPEVGLVYVFAIASIASLGLVMAGYASNNKFSMLGGLRAVAQNLAYEIPLILIAVSVVLFAGSLQMSEIVAAQAEPLVDLGVVAIPAWYAFVNPFAFVLFIIANLMEVGRNPFDIPEAPTEIVAGYQTEYSSVYFVLIYLGEFLHIFLGGAVIATLFLGGPAGPGPASIGIVWFIAKIWAVYLFTQWARSALPRLRIDQLIEVGWKGMLVLSLVNLVLTAVIVGVIA from the coding sequence ATGGCGCCGGCGCTCGCCGCGCTGCAGGGTGCGCCGCTGCCCGACCGGATCGTCGAGCTGTTGCCGTTCGGCTCGGGACCGCTCGGCACCGCAATCGCCGCCGTCGTCGGCGCGGCGATCGTCGGCTCGTTGATGATGACGATGACCGCAGTCGCCGGGCCGTGGGCCAAACGAAAGGTCACGGCGGCTTTCACCGACCGCTACGCCGTCAACCGGCTCGGTCCGTTCGGGCTCGTGATCATCGTCGCCGACGCGGTTCGGCTGCTCTCGAAGGAGCTCATCGTCCCCGAGGGCGCGGACCGCCCGGCGTGGGACCTCGCGCCGGTCGTTCTCGCGTTTTCGGCGCTCCTGGGCTTCGCCGTCATCCCGATGGGCAGCGGAATCCACCTCGCCGATCCAGAGGTCGGACTGGTGTACGTGTTCGCCATCGCGTCGATCGCCTCGCTGGGGCTCGTGATGGCCGGTTACGCCTCGAACAACAAGTTCTCGATGCTCGGCGGGCTCCGGGCGGTCGCCCAGAACCTCGCCTACGAGATCCCGCTCATCCTGATCGCGGTCTCGGTCGTGTTGTTCGCCGGCTCGTTGCAGATGAGCGAGATCGTGGCCGCCCAGGCCGAACCGCTCGTCGACCTCGGCGTGGTCGCGATTCCGGCGTGGTACGCGTTCGTCAACCCCTTCGCGTTCGTGCTGTTCATCATCGCGAACCTGATGGAGGTCGGCCGCAACCCCTTCGACATCCCCGAAGCGCCGACGGAGATCGTCGCGGGCTATCAGACAGAGTACTCGAGCGTCTACTTCGTGTTGATCTACCTCGGGGAGTTCCTGCACATCTTCCTCGGCGGCGCGGTCATCGCGACGCTGTTTCTCGGTGGCCCCGCCGGTCCCGGTCCTGCGAGCATCGGGATCGTCTGGTTCATCGCGAAGATCTGGGCCGTCTACCTGTTCACCCAGTGGGCGCGGTCGGCGCTGCCGCGGCTGCGCATCGACCAGCTGATCGAGGTCGGCTGGAAGGGGATGCTCGTGCTATCGCTCGTGAACCTCGTGTTGACTGCCGTAATCGTAGGAGTGATCGCCTGA
- a CDS encoding NADH-quinone oxidoreductase subunit D produces MSLEQPRPTDVGETADGSVDYDELEALLGETTLGRESHVNAEAFVVRPDEVQEALSALREDAGFDYCSSVTAQQYEDRFESIYHLKKYDDPTQEVGVVVPTPTDEPKSETAEPVYRTAEWHEREAYDLVGIEYDGHPDMRRILLPETWQGHPLGLDYNPEKPQVVPFREHANPLQPDARGEGADSDTMFINIGPHHPATHGVLHVKTVLDGEQIADVEPDIGYLHRCEEQMCQQSTYRHQIMPYPDRWDYVSAGILNEWAYARAAEDLADIDVPEYAQVIRTMSAELCRIASHMLALGTFALDVFGDFTAVFQYAFRDREVVQNILEDLTGQRLMFNYLRLGGVAWDLPEPRAEFFEKIRDFLDGLPEKTTEYHNLITANEIFQVRCVDTGELPPAVAKQYGATGPVARGSGVDFDLRRDDPYGYYEELDWDVVTEDGCDNYSRVLVRMQEVEESAKIIEQCVDLLEDWPEDDREIQSNVPRTLKPDPDTEIYRGVEAAKGELGIYMRSDGTDKPARFKIRSPCFCNLHTLREMTEGEYIPDLIASLGSLDIVLGEVDR; encoded by the coding sequence ATGAGTCTGGAGCAACCCCGCCCCACCGACGTCGGCGAGACGGCCGACGGCAGCGTCGACTACGACGAACTCGAGGCGCTGCTCGGCGAGACGACACTCGGTCGCGAGTCCCACGTCAACGCCGAGGCGTTCGTCGTCCGCCCCGACGAGGTCCAAGAGGCGCTGTCGGCGCTCCGGGAGGACGCCGGCTTCGATTACTGCTCGAGCGTCACCGCCCAGCAGTACGAGGACCGCTTCGAGTCGATCTATCACTTGAAGAAGTACGACGACCCGACACAGGAGGTCGGCGTCGTCGTCCCGACGCCGACCGACGAGCCGAAAAGCGAGACTGCCGAACCCGTCTACCGGACCGCCGAGTGGCACGAACGGGAGGCCTACGACCTGGTCGGCATCGAGTACGACGGCCACCCCGACATGCGCCGGATCCTGCTGCCCGAGACGTGGCAGGGCCACCCGCTCGGGCTGGATTACAACCCCGAGAAGCCACAGGTCGTCCCGTTCCGCGAACACGCCAACCCGCTGCAGCCGGACGCCCGCGGCGAGGGGGCCGACTCCGACACGATGTTCATCAACATCGGCCCACACCACCCGGCGACCCACGGCGTCCTCCACGTCAAGACCGTCCTCGACGGCGAGCAGATCGCCGACGTCGAACCCGACATCGGCTACCTGCACCGCTGTGAGGAACAGATGTGCCAGCAGTCGACGTACCGCCACCAGATCATGCCCTACCCCGACCGGTGGGACTACGTCTCCGCCGGCATCCTCAACGAGTGGGCCTACGCCCGCGCGGCCGAGGACCTCGCCGACATCGACGTCCCGGAGTACGCCCAGGTCATCCGGACGATGTCCGCGGAGCTGTGTCGGATCGCGAGCCACATGCTCGCCCTCGGTACGTTCGCTTTGGACGTCTTCGGCGACTTCACCGCGGTGTTCCAGTACGCCTTCCGCGATCGGGAGGTCGTCCAGAACATCTTAGAGGACCTGACGGGCCAGCGGCTCATGTTCAACTACCTCCGGCTGGGCGGGGTCGCCTGGGACCTGCCGGAACCCCGCGCGGAGTTCTTCGAGAAGATTCGCGATTTCCTCGACGGGTTGCCCGAGAAGACGACCGAGTACCACAACCTCATTACCGCCAACGAGATCTTCCAGGTGCGGTGTGTCGACACGGGCGAACTTCCGCCGGCGGTCGCAAAGCAGTACGGCGCGACCGGCCCCGTCGCCCGCGGGTCGGGGGTCGACTTCGACCTCCGCCGGGACGATCCCTACGGCTACTACGAGGAACTCGACTGGGACGTCGTCACCGAGGACGGCTGTGACAACTACAGCCGCGTCCTCGTCCGGATGCAGGAGGTCGAGGAGTCCGCGAAGATCATCGAACAGTGCGTCGATCTCCTCGAGGACTGGCCCGAAGACGACCGCGAGATCCAATCGAACGTCCCCCGGACGCTGAAGCCCGACCCCGACACCGAGATCTACCGCGGCGTCGAGGCCGCAAAGGGCGAGCTGGGGATCTACATGCGCTCGGACGGCACCGACAAGCCCGCCCGATTCAAGATCCGCAGTCCGTGTTTCTGTAACCTCCACACCCTGCGGGAGATGACCGAGGGCGAGTACATTCCGGACCTGATCGCCTCGCTCGGCAGCCTCGACATCGTTCTCGGGGAGGTCGATCGGTGA
- a CDS encoding NADH-quinone oxidoreductase subunit A, giving the protein MSDPWIAVGALALVGLAIPLSMIVVSSLLRPSVPEQGKRAIYESGEVPTGDTRIRFNIQYYTVALLFVVFDVETVLIFPWALIYSDAVAEFGLGPVLGPMLVFLAVLVIGLGWAWRTGAVRWVKSERAEIKTQL; this is encoded by the coding sequence ATGAGTGATCCATGGATCGCCGTCGGTGCGCTGGCGCTTGTGGGGCTTGCGATCCCGCTGTCGATGATCGTCGTCTCCAGTCTGCTTCGCCCCAGCGTGCCCGAACAAGGAAAACGCGCCATCTACGAGTCCGGTGAGGTGCCGACCGGGGATACGCGCATCCGCTTCAACATCCAGTACTACACAGTCGCGTTGCTGTTCGTCGTCTTCGACGTCGAGACGGTGCTCATCTTCCCGTGGGCGCTGATATACAGCGACGCCGTCGCCGAGTTCGGACTCGGGCCGGTGTTGGGACCGATGCTCGTCTTCCTTGCGGTCCTCGTCATCGGACTCGGGTGGGCGTGGCGTACCGGTGCCGTTCGCTGGGTCAAGAGCGAACGCGCGGAGATCAAAACCCAACTATGA